TGGTGATTCTATTATTCTTAAATATTTTTCTTTAGTGACAGCATCGAATAATAGTGTGACTGGTTCCACTCCCTCTTCCATTTCCATTGGTCTAGATAATCTAAAATGACCTATCAAATCCACCGATACATAAACCGGATTTTCACTCAGATCGTGAAGTTTAATGAATTTAAGCATTTATTGTTCCTCCTTAAGGAAAATCTCTCATGACACTCAAATATTCAACTCTAACCATTCCTGATTTATCCCCATAATATCTATCACAATCTCCAAAAAATTTTGAATCATCTACTTTTAGAATATACTCATTTTCTTTTAAATAATCTATCCAATTCTGAATTGATTCTGGAAATGGTTCACAATAATAATCATCAAACATATTCATATTATCAACATAATCTCTACAGTCTTCTATACTATTTTTTACCATATTTCGCCTCACATTTCATTCACAAAAACATTCTGATCATAATGCTTTAAAATAGCATTCTTGAAAAACAAAACCTCATCATAAGATATCGGAGTGAAATTATGGCAATCTACACCAACATTTAATCCATTCTTTTTTACCATAGATAATTTATGAACATGACCGTATAAATAAAATGTATCATCACCTACTAGGTGATTTAGCAATCCTATTGGTTCATGTCTAATATAAAAATCTTTTATTCTTACTCCGCCTTTAAGAAGAATTTCAACTCTATTATCTTTCTTTAATTCATTAATAAAAAATTCAGTATCATAATTTCCCGGAACAAGATATATCCTGCTCCCATTAAGCATTTTAATAAATTTTGGATTGCCAAAATCTCCAAGATGATAAACTATATCTTTTTCATTAACAATCATATTCCATCTCTTAACTAATTCATAATCCATCTCTTCGACAGAACTAAAAGGTCTTCTAGAAAATAACAATGTTCTTGGATCGCTAAAATGTGTGTCTGATGTGAAAAATATCTTAGGAATATATTCTGATTTGGATTTAATTAATTGTAATGCATCTTTACAAATCTCAGAAATTTCAGTATGCCATTTAACATTCTGTCTATTGCATCTTTCAATCAGATAATCATTTCTTTCTGCATCTGATGGTGCACCACAAGCTATCTTTCCAGATTTTAACCATTCTCCAAATTCTAAATTAGTTATTAACCCTGGGAGATCTTTCATGTTTCTAGGAATCCAAAACATAATCACCGTTGATTTATTTAGATATTTTAATTCCCAATCTATTTGTCTGGA
This is a stretch of genomic DNA from bacterium. It encodes these proteins:
- a CDS encoding metallophosphoesterase family protein, which produces MINLIYTLEPNTNSKNSIFLSGPTHRKLSDNLNPVDIKSWRSKAIEELEKLGFDGDIFIPEWRKNIKPETWTHSRQIDWELKYLNKSTVIMFWIPRNMKDLPGLITNLEFGEWLKSGKIACGAPSDAERNDYLIERCNRQNVKWHTEISEICKDALQLIKSKSEYIPKIFFTSDTHFSDPRTLLFSRRPFSSVEEMDYELVKRWNMIVNEKDIVYHLGDFGNPKFIKMLNGSRIYLVPGNYDTEFFINELKKDNRVEILLKGGVRIKDFYIRHEPIGLLNHLVGDDTFYLYGHVHKLSMVKKNGLNVGVDCHNFTPISYDEVLFFKNAILKHYDQNVFVNEM